Proteins from a single region of Synechococcus sp. WH 8109:
- the prmC gene encoding peptide chain release factor N(5)-glutamine methyltransferase encodes MAQASALRDCTTVVGTDVLQWRRQQLARGGTSADLDWLLDLAGGLRWASLQRLLLDPTRTVALEQSLEVLSELWERHLHGNVPLQHLVGLCPWRDVLLESSPAALIPRQETELLVDLAMSQFKTTPPARWADLGTGSGAIAVALARAWPTAPGHGVDLSPDALQLAEHNLQGCAPHHNCSLHLGSWWSPLKSWWGSLDLVVSNPPYIPCAVVDGLEAVVRDHEPHLALLGGADGLDAIRTVVDGAPTGLSPGGWLLLEHHYDQSVQVIQLLQDAGLVEVRAAADLEGTLRFALARKPAASS; translated from the coding sequence TTGGCGCAAGCCTCGGCCTTGAGAGACTGCACAACCGTTGTCGGCACTGATGTGTTGCAGTGGCGGCGCCAACAACTCGCCCGGGGTGGCACCTCGGCTGATCTGGATTGGTTGCTTGATCTGGCCGGTGGTCTTCGTTGGGCCAGCCTGCAACGGCTGTTGCTGGACCCCACGCGCACCGTCGCCCTGGAGCAGTCCCTTGAGGTGCTCTCTGAGCTGTGGGAGCGTCACCTTCACGGGAATGTTCCCCTCCAGCACCTGGTTGGGCTCTGTCCCTGGCGGGATGTGCTGCTTGAGTCGTCGCCTGCCGCATTGATTCCCCGTCAGGAAACGGAACTGCTGGTGGATCTGGCCATGAGCCAGTTCAAAACCACCCCTCCCGCTCGTTGGGCTGACCTCGGCACTGGTTCAGGGGCCATCGCTGTGGCTCTGGCCCGTGCCTGGCCGACGGCACCAGGGCATGGCGTCGACCTCAGTCCCGATGCCTTGCAGTTGGCAGAACACAATCTTCAGGGTTGCGCCCCGCATCACAACTGTTCGCTGCACCTCGGTTCGTGGTGGTCTCCCCTCAAGAGCTGGTGGGGAAGCCTGGATTTGGTGGTCAGCAATCCTCCATACATCCCCTGTGCTGTGGTTGACGGTCTTGAGGCTGTGGTTCGTGACCACGAACCTCACTTGGCGTTGCTTGGAGGAGCGGATGGCTTGGATGCGATCCGAACGGTGGTGGATGGAGCACCAACGGGGCTGTCGCCTGGGGGCTGGCTTCTGCTCGAACACCACTACGACCAGAGCGTTCAGGTGATCCAGCTGCTGCAGGATGCCGGCTTGGTGGAAGTCAGAGCGGCCGCTGATCTTGAAGGGACCCTTCGCTTCGCGCTTGCTCGCAAACCTGCCGCATCAAGCTGA
- a CDS encoding L-threonylcarbamoyladenylate synthase, translated as MPAPVLAASDLALRLRAGEAAIIPTDTLPGLAVRPDQAQTLWRLKRRPADKPLILMGASVKDLLHDVAVPCHREVAALAERYWPGALTLVLPARDGGAGRYLNPGGTTLGCRIPAWEQTRALLQISGPLATTSANRSGEPASMTAAEAALVFPDVAQLGPQPWPQPSGQASTVLVWVEEGRWRLVRRGAVIPAGVEVLE; from the coding sequence ATGCCTGCTCCGGTTCTGGCCGCCTCCGACCTGGCGCTGCGGCTTCGTGCCGGTGAAGCCGCCATTATTCCCACCGATACGCTGCCGGGACTGGCGGTCCGTCCCGATCAAGCCCAGACCCTCTGGCGCTTGAAACGTCGACCAGCCGATAAGCCCCTCATTCTGATGGGAGCATCAGTCAAAGATTTGCTCCACGACGTGGCAGTTCCGTGCCATCGGGAGGTTGCAGCGTTGGCTGAGCGCTATTGGCCTGGAGCGCTCACCCTGGTGTTGCCTGCCCGTGATGGCGGTGCGGGCCGGTATCTCAACCCAGGTGGCACAACGCTGGGCTGCCGCATTCCGGCCTGGGAGCAGACCCGCGCGCTGCTTCAGATCAGCGGGCCGTTGGCCACTACCAGTGCCAATCGCTCCGGTGAACCCGCCAGCATGACCGCAGCAGAGGCGGCTCTGGTTTTCCCTGATGTCGCGCAGCTAGGTCCGCAGCCCTGGCCTCAACCCTCGGGCCAGGCCAGCACGGTGTTGGTCTGGGTCGAGGAAGGACGCTGGCGCCTGGTGCGCCGGGGTGCTGTGATTCCAGCAGGGGTTGAGGTGCTCGAGTGA
- a CDS encoding response regulator transcription factor, with translation MKPRIPNLLTPAEQRVVILLLEGLNNRAIAQRLVISHRTVECHISRALRKSGCRNRLELVL, from the coding sequence TTGAAACCTCGAATCCCGAACCTCCTCACCCCCGCTGAACAGCGGGTGGTGATTTTGTTGCTTGAAGGGCTCAACAACCGAGCCATCGCCCAGCGGTTGGTGATCAGTCATCGCACCGTTGAGTGCCACATCAGCAGGGCACTCCGGAAAAGCGGATGTCGAAATCGACTCGAGCTGGTGCTTTGA
- the minE gene encoding cell division topological specificity factor MinE encodes MTLKEFIDKLLRRQPASAETAKERLQLVLAHDRSDLNPELLEQMRREILEVVARYVEIDLAEGDVSLETEDRVTALVANLPIRRPIAQPAKVEPSEQQPAQA; translated from the coding sequence ATGACACTCAAGGAATTCATCGACAAACTCCTGCGCCGTCAGCCCGCCAGTGCAGAAACAGCCAAAGAGCGGCTCCAGTTGGTGCTGGCCCACGATCGCAGCGACCTCAATCCTGAGCTGCTCGAACAAATGCGCCGCGAGATCCTCGAAGTGGTGGCCCGATACGTGGAGATCGACCTAGCAGAAGGTGATGTGAGCCTCGAGACGGAAGATCGCGTCACCGCCCTGGTGGCCAACCTGCCGATCCGTCGCCCGATCGCCCAACCCGCGAAGGTAGAACCCTCTGAGCAGCAACCTGCTCAAGCTTGA
- the minD gene encoding septum site-determining protein MinD, whose translation MSTTRTILICSGKGGVGKTTTTANLGIALARQGAKTVVLDADFGLRNLDLLLGLENRIVYTAQEVLAETCRLEQALVKHKQEPNLALLPAGNPRMLEWLKPKDMQAIVALLERQFDYVLIDCPAGIEDGFKNAAAAAREAVVITTPEVAAVRDADRVIGLLNTQGVQPVQLVLNRVRPKMMSNQEMLSVDDVTDILALPLLGLVFEDEQVIVSTNRGEPLTLSDSSSPAAQAYGNIAQRLQGEDIPLMDPSQARRGLRARMRKLMQTRIF comes from the coding sequence GTGTCGACGACCCGAACCATCCTCATCTGTTCTGGCAAGGGCGGTGTCGGAAAAACAACGACCACGGCGAACCTTGGGATCGCCCTTGCCCGCCAAGGTGCCAAGACCGTGGTTCTGGACGCGGACTTCGGCCTGAGGAACCTTGATCTGCTCTTGGGCCTGGAAAATCGCATCGTCTACACCGCTCAGGAGGTGCTAGCCGAGACCTGCCGGCTGGAGCAAGCCCTGGTGAAGCACAAGCAGGAGCCCAATCTGGCCCTGCTCCCTGCGGGCAACCCACGGATGCTCGAGTGGCTCAAGCCCAAGGACATGCAGGCCATCGTTGCTCTGTTGGAACGCCAGTTCGATTACGTGTTGATCGACTGCCCGGCAGGCATCGAAGACGGATTCAAAAATGCCGCGGCCGCAGCTCGAGAAGCTGTGGTGATCACCACCCCGGAAGTGGCCGCTGTGCGGGACGCTGATCGAGTGATCGGGCTTCTGAACACCCAGGGCGTGCAGCCGGTGCAGCTCGTGCTCAACAGGGTGCGGCCGAAGATGATGTCGAACCAGGAAATGCTTTCGGTGGATGACGTCACCGACATCCTGGCGTTACCTCTTCTGGGTCTTGTTTTTGAAGACGAACAGGTGATCGTGAGCACCAACCGCGGTGAACCCTTGACCCTGAGTGATTCGTCGTCCCCAGCGGCCCAGGCCTACGGCAACATCGCTCAACGGCTTCAGGGTGAAGACATTCCTCTGATGGACCCCTCCCAGGCCCGCCGCGGCCTCCGCGCCAGGATGCGCAAGCTGATGCAAACCCGGATTTTCTGA
- the minC gene encoding septum site-determining protein MinC, translating into MTLRLPDQRLDHWRDRLPDLLSRCSEPIIDLDCGDWVLNCSDLADLCAAVSEAGHQLGRITGRAAETVVSASALGLDARRSNTPSSRELQPNPVTTAPSELLFHHGTLRSGDHLQSERTILLYGDVNPGARISSTADVLVWGRLRGVAHAGCEGSTTAKIVALQLRPLQLRIADVVARGPEDLPQAGLAEQAELKDGVIAIEPAVIQSFQKR; encoded by the coding sequence ATGACCTTGAGGCTTCCCGACCAGCGCCTTGATCACTGGAGGGATCGTTTGCCTGATCTGCTGAGCAGGTGTTCCGAACCGATTATTGATCTCGATTGCGGGGACTGGGTCCTGAACTGCAGCGACCTCGCTGATTTGTGCGCCGCCGTGAGCGAGGCAGGCCATCAACTCGGACGCATCACCGGCCGGGCAGCCGAGACCGTTGTGAGTGCTTCAGCCTTGGGACTGGACGCACGCCGGTCCAACACGCCTTCCAGCCGTGAACTCCAACCCAATCCTGTGACGACGGCCCCTTCCGAGCTGTTGTTTCACCACGGCACCCTGCGCTCCGGCGACCATCTCCAAAGCGAGCGCACCATCCTTCTCTATGGCGATGTGAATCCCGGAGCGCGGATCAGTTCAACCGCTGATGTTTTGGTATGGGGTCGCCTGCGGGGCGTGGCCCATGCCGGATGTGAGGGGTCAACAACCGCGAAAATCGTTGCCCTGCAGCTACGGCCACTGCAACTGAGAATTGCTGATGTTGTCGCACGAGGCCCCGAGGATCTGCCCCAGGCGGGTTTGGCCGAACAGGCCGAGCTAAAGGATGGCGTAATCGCCATTGAACCCGCCGTCATCCAGAGCTTTCAAAAACGCTGA
- a CDS encoding HD domain-containing protein, protein MSQRTYHDPLHRGIGLDRQAPAEGMVMDLVDTAPFQRLRRIRQLGPAYLTFHSAESSRFTHSLGVFHLARRAFERMLPLAPELETYRGLLYGAALLHDIGHGPLSHTGEEMFGLRHEAWSARVIRHHPEIHDYLESHASGTAEAVANLLEHGHSPHPLIKHLVSSQLDCDRLDYLLRDSYSTGTRYGQLDLDRILGALTLAPDGDMAIHPKGLMAVEHYLVVRNLMYRSVYNHRLNVVCNWLLEKLILTARQLGPEQVWADEVMANWLWQPDQIRLEDFLANDDQRTGYHLQRWQAEAPATLAELSGRFLNRRLLKATAVEHLPPADQLQLLATARRMADRHGHDPELCCGLRHQQLRGYHPYRGGLRLWDGQQLQALEKASRLVESLATPAATSWLIHPRDISNELRQAMDVEWPRAEAA, encoded by the coding sequence ATGAGCCAGCGGACTTATCACGACCCTCTGCATCGCGGCATTGGACTTGACCGCCAAGCCCCAGCGGAGGGGATGGTGATGGACCTGGTGGACACGGCGCCGTTCCAGCGCCTGCGGCGCATCCGCCAGCTGGGTCCGGCCTACCTCACCTTTCACAGCGCTGAATCCAGCCGATTCACCCACTCGCTGGGGGTCTTTCATCTGGCGCGCCGTGCGTTTGAGCGGATGCTGCCGTTGGCACCCGAGTTGGAGACTTACCGGGGGCTGCTCTATGGGGCTGCTTTGCTTCATGACATCGGCCATGGCCCCCTCAGCCACACCGGTGAAGAGATGTTTGGCCTGCGCCATGAAGCGTGGTCAGCGCGGGTGATCCGGCATCACCCAGAGATCCATGACTACCTGGAGAGCCATGCATCCGGCACGGCTGAGGCGGTGGCGAACCTGCTGGAGCATGGACACAGCCCTCACCCCCTGATCAAACACCTGGTCAGCAGTCAGCTGGATTGCGACCGACTGGATTACCTCCTGCGCGACAGCTACAGCACCGGAACGCGCTACGGGCAACTGGATCTCGACCGCATCCTGGGAGCACTGACCCTGGCCCCTGACGGGGACATGGCCATTCATCCCAAGGGTCTGATGGCTGTGGAGCACTACCTAGTGGTGAGGAACCTCATGTACAGAAGTGTCTACAACCACCGGTTGAATGTGGTGTGCAACTGGCTGCTGGAAAAACTGATCCTGACAGCACGACAACTGGGTCCTGAGCAGGTGTGGGCTGATGAGGTGATGGCCAACTGGCTCTGGCAACCAGACCAGATCCGCTTGGAGGACTTCCTCGCCAACGATGACCAACGCACCGGCTACCACCTCCAGCGATGGCAAGCCGAAGCGCCAGCAACCCTGGCTGAACTGAGTGGGCGTTTTCTGAATCGACGCCTGCTCAAAGCAACGGCCGTTGAACATCTTCCCCCGGCGGATCAACTGCAATTGCTCGCAACAGCCAGGCGCATGGCCGATCGTCATGGCCACGACCCTGAACTCTGCTGCGGATTGCGTCATCAACAGCTGCGCGGGTACCACCCCTATCGAGGCGGTTTGCGCCTCTGGGACGGGCAGCAGCTCCAAGCCCTGGAGAAAGCCTCCCGCCTGGTCGAAAGTCTGGCGACCCCGGCGGCAACCTCCTGGTTGATTCACCCACGCGACATCAGCAATGAGCTCAGGCAGGCGATGGACGTTGAATGGCCCCGAGCAGAAGCAGCGTGA
- the ctpZ gene encoding carboxyl-terminal processing protease CtpZ has product MYPTVNDLSDWLRRRGFRALSQLITASLCCFLVLGSACTAVALSDTQQLVVDSWRLVNQGFWNPEQLDAVRWKRQRQKAMERSIESSNDAYAAIESMLAQLGDPYTRLLRPEDYTALKNSTNGSLSGVGLQLGPDESSNGVVVISALEGSPAGEAEITSGTQLLSVDGRDVVDLGLEGTVAALRGDVGSQVVLTLDNGSGESNELTLERRSVDLRPVRTRRLRSSSHTLGYLRITQFSEGVPEQVKEALTELQNKEIEGLVLDLRNNSGGLVSAGLAVADDFLSGGAIVETRNRDGINDTIQASLQTVYDGPMVTLVNGGTASASEILAGALQDNERATLLGGQTFGKGLIQTLTNLSDGSGLAVTVAGYVTPSGRDIQGEGIAPDRGLSDPEPLNPGGEGDRWLSEAEQWMEALLEQPVDETEA; this is encoded by the coding sequence ATGTATCCAACTGTTAACGATCTTTCAGACTGGCTGCGGCGCAGAGGTTTTCGAGCGCTGAGCCAACTGATCACAGCGTCTCTTTGCTGCTTTTTGGTGCTGGGCAGCGCCTGCACAGCCGTTGCACTTAGCGACACACAACAGCTCGTGGTGGACAGCTGGCGGCTTGTGAACCAGGGCTTTTGGAACCCAGAGCAACTTGATGCGGTGCGTTGGAAGCGTCAACGGCAGAAGGCCATGGAACGCAGCATCGAGAGCAGCAACGATGCCTACGCAGCCATCGAATCGATGCTGGCCCAGCTGGGCGACCCCTACACGCGGCTGCTTCGTCCAGAGGACTACACGGCGCTGAAGAACAGCACCAACGGCAGCCTCAGCGGTGTGGGCTTGCAACTCGGTCCGGATGAAAGCAGCAATGGTGTTGTGGTGATTTCTGCCCTGGAGGGCTCACCCGCCGGCGAGGCGGAGATCACCAGTGGAACGCAGTTGCTGTCTGTTGATGGCCGGGACGTGGTGGATCTGGGTCTGGAAGGAACAGTGGCAGCGCTGCGCGGAGACGTGGGTTCGCAAGTAGTGCTGACGCTGGACAACGGCAGCGGGGAATCAAACGAGCTGACCCTGGAACGCCGCAGCGTGGACCTCAGGCCGGTGCGCACAAGGCGCTTGCGCAGCAGCAGTCACACCCTTGGCTATCTGCGGATTACCCAGTTCAGCGAAGGAGTCCCCGAACAAGTGAAAGAAGCCCTCACAGAGTTACAGAACAAGGAGATAGAAGGATTAGTGCTCGACCTCCGCAACAACTCAGGCGGATTGGTGAGCGCTGGATTGGCGGTCGCCGACGACTTCCTTTCCGGTGGCGCCATCGTTGAAACCCGCAACCGCGATGGCATCAATGACACGATCCAGGCCAGTCTCCAGACGGTGTACGACGGACCGATGGTCACGCTCGTGAATGGAGGAACAGCCAGTGCGAGTGAAATCCTGGCTGGAGCCCTCCAGGACAACGAACGCGCCACCCTTCTCGGAGGACAGACCTTCGGCAAAGGGCTGATTCAAACGCTGACCAACCTCAGTGATGGCAGCGGCCTCGCCGTGACCGTTGCTGGCTACGTGACACCGAGTGGACGGGACATCCAAGGGGAAGGCATCGCTCCAGATCGTGGGTTGTCAGATCCGGAACCCCTGAACCCCGGCGGTGAAGGTGATCGCTGGCTCTCGGAAGCAGAGCAATGGATGGAGGCCCTGCTGGAACAACCCGTTGACGAGACCGAGGCATGA
- the petB gene encoding cytochrome b6 — protein MANSSPVYDWFQERLEIQDIADDIGSKYVPPHVNIFYCLGGITLVCFLIQFATGFAMTFYYKPTVAEAYKSVEYLMTDVSFGWLIRSVHRWSASMMVLMLILHVFRVYLTGGFKRPRELTWVTGVTMAVITVSFGVTGYSLPWDQVGYWAVKIVSGVPAAIPVVGDFMVELLRGGESVGQATLTRFYSLHTFVMPWLLAVFMLMHFLMIRKQGISGPL, from the coding sequence ATGGCGAACTCATCACCGGTTTACGACTGGTTCCAGGAACGTCTGGAAATCCAGGACATTGCTGACGACATTGGTTCCAAGTACGTGCCTCCCCACGTCAACATCTTTTATTGCCTGGGGGGCATCACGTTGGTGTGCTTCCTGATCCAGTTCGCGACTGGGTTCGCGATGACCTTCTATTACAAGCCCACCGTTGCTGAGGCTTACAAGTCGGTCGAATACCTGATGACCGACGTCAGCTTTGGTTGGCTGATCCGCTCTGTGCACCGCTGGAGCGCATCAATGATGGTGTTGATGCTCATCCTTCACGTGTTCCGCGTGTACCTCACCGGTGGCTTCAAGCGTCCCCGTGAGCTCACCTGGGTCACCGGCGTGACCATGGCAGTGATCACCGTGTCCTTCGGTGTGACCGGTTACTCCTTGCCCTGGGACCAGGTTGGTTACTGGGCAGTGAAAATTGTTTCTGGAGTTCCTGCTGCCATTCCTGTTGTTGGCGATTTCATGGTGGAACTACTTCGTGGTGGCGAAAGCGTTGGGCAGGCCACTCTCACGCGTTTCTACAGCCTTCACACCTTCGTGATGCCCTGGCTGCTGGCGGTGTTCATGCTCATGCACTTCCTGATGATCCGGAAGCAGGGCATTTCTGGTCCCTTGTGA
- the petD gene encoding cytochrome b6-f complex subunit IV translates to MHILKKPDLSDPKMRAKLAKGMGHNYYGEPAWPNDLLYIFPVVILGTIACVVGLAVLDPAMLADKADPFATPLEILPEWYLYPVFQILRVVPNKLLGIALQTLVPLGLMLVPFIESFNKFQNPFRRPVAMTVFLTGTLVTIYLGIGAALPIDKSLTLGLF, encoded by the coding sequence ATGCACATTCTTAAGAAGCCTGATCTCTCCGATCCCAAGATGCGGGCCAAGCTCGCCAAAGGCATGGGCCACAACTATTACGGCGAGCCTGCCTGGCCCAACGATCTCCTCTACATCTTTCCGGTGGTGATTCTCGGCACCATCGCTTGTGTGGTTGGTCTGGCCGTGCTGGATCCAGCGATGCTCGCCGACAAGGCTGATCCCTTCGCCACCCCTCTGGAAATTCTTCCTGAGTGGTACCTCTATCCCGTGTTCCAGATTCTGCGGGTTGTTCCCAACAAGCTTCTGGGTATTGCTCTGCAAACCCTGGTTCCCCTGGGTCTGATGCTTGTTCCTTTCATCGAAAGCTTCAACAAATTTCAGAATCCTTTCCGCCGTCCGGTGGCTATGACTGTCTTCCTGACAGGAACCCTTGTCACCATCTACCTCGGTATTGGTGCAGCACTCCCGATCGATAAGTCCCTCACTCTGGGACTGTTCTAA
- a CDS encoding glycoside hydrolase 100 family protein — MPTRFTEQSQRFRPNSNEEQVLQKAREHFEATLIGVQGELAGSVAAMEHRRADDALNYGEIFLRDNVPVMIYLMLEGRFAIVKQFLSVSLQLQSTNVQTRGVFPTSFVEEDGELVADYGQRSIGRITSVDASLWWPILCWIYVKRSGDIDFGRSPEVQRGLQLLLDLVLHPSFEGTPVLFVPDCAFMIDRPMDVWGAPLEVEVLLFAALRSCVGLMELCQRHENSVLLEERLRLSRQWTHDLRQFLLKHYWVTSKTMQVLRRRPTEQYGANQHHNEFNVQPQVIPDWLQDWLENRGGYMIGNMRTGRPDFRFYSLGNSLASLFGLLTAPQQRALFRLVLHNRDHLMAQMPMRICHPPMEDVEWENKTGSDPKNWPWSYHNGGHWPSLLWFFGASILLHERLNPQADVLLMGQMKTLLDECYWSHLNQLPRQQWAEYFDGPTGTWVGQQSRTYQTWTIVGFLLMHHFLHVNPDDVLMLNLDESMGH, encoded by the coding sequence ATGCCAACGCGTTTCACCGAACAAAGCCAGCGTTTCCGCCCCAACTCAAACGAAGAGCAGGTGCTGCAAAAAGCACGGGAACACTTCGAAGCCACGCTGATTGGCGTACAGGGGGAACTCGCCGGCAGCGTTGCCGCAATGGAACATCGCCGCGCTGACGACGCCCTCAACTACGGCGAGATCTTCCTGCGGGACAACGTTCCCGTGATGATCTACCTGATGCTGGAAGGCCGCTTCGCCATCGTGAAGCAGTTTTTGAGCGTCAGCCTTCAGCTCCAAAGCACCAACGTTCAAACCCGCGGTGTCTTCCCCACCAGCTTTGTGGAGGAAGACGGAGAACTGGTTGCGGACTATGGCCAACGCTCAATCGGTCGCATCACCTCAGTGGATGCAAGCCTCTGGTGGCCGATTCTCTGCTGGATCTACGTCAAACGCAGTGGGGACATCGACTTCGGTCGCAGTCCGGAAGTGCAACGCGGTTTGCAACTGCTGCTCGATCTCGTTCTTCACCCCAGCTTCGAAGGCACACCGGTGCTGTTCGTTCCCGACTGCGCATTCATGATCGATCGCCCCATGGACGTGTGGGGCGCTCCACTGGAAGTGGAGGTGCTGCTCTTCGCAGCACTGCGCAGCTGCGTTGGGCTAATGGAACTCTGCCAACGACACGAGAACAGCGTTCTTCTGGAGGAACGGTTACGGCTGAGCCGGCAATGGACCCATGACTTGCGGCAGTTCCTGCTGAAGCACTACTGGGTGACCAGCAAAACGATGCAAGTGCTTCGGCGACGGCCTACAGAGCAGTACGGCGCAAACCAGCACCACAACGAATTCAACGTTCAACCCCAGGTCATACCCGACTGGTTGCAGGACTGGCTCGAGAACCGTGGCGGTTACATGATCGGGAACATGCGGACCGGACGACCGGATTTCCGCTTCTACTCCTTAGGAAATTCCCTGGCATCGCTGTTCGGGTTGCTGACCGCGCCACAGCAACGGGCCCTGTTCCGACTGGTGCTGCACAATCGTGACCACCTCATGGCCCAGATGCCGATGCGCATCTGTCATCCCCCCATGGAGGACGTGGAATGGGAGAACAAAACGGGCTCCGACCCCAAGAACTGGCCCTGGAGTTATCACAACGGTGGCCACTGGCCGAGCCTGCTCTGGTTTTTTGGAGCGTCCATCCTTCTGCACGAACGGCTGAATCCCCAGGCCGATGTATTGCTGATGGGGCAAATGAAAACACTGTTGGACGAGTGCTACTGGAGCCATCTCAACCAACTGCCCCGTCAGCAGTGGGCTGAATATTTCGATGGCCCCACAGGAACCTGGGTTGGACAGCAATCACGCACGTATCAGACCTGGACCATCGTTGGTTTTCTGCTGATGCACCACTTTCTCCACGTCAACCCAGACGACGTGCTGATGCTCAACCTCGACGAATCGATGGGTCACTGA
- the mtnC gene encoding acireductone synthase — protein sequence MNQQHLLLDIEGTTCPVSFVSEVLFPFAKHELSNYIKQHWNKSPHNKPIQAAKREWLDDQSPESNQMKQQVLKGEIEEIDGLTKYLKHLIAIDKKSTALKDLQGRIWENGYNVGELKSQLFPETSECLREWHEQGLTLSVYSSGSIQAQKLLYRHSPAGDLEKLFSHWFDTHTGPKKSTESYTTIAEQLHSSPNKIWFVSDNRAECDSARSAGMHSLFSLRDGNPDRDPRDHTVVQSLREVSAHLTAEQ from the coding sequence ATGAATCAACAACATCTTCTGCTGGACATCGAAGGAACGACATGCCCAGTGAGCTTTGTCAGCGAAGTTTTATTCCCCTTCGCCAAACACGAACTAAGCAATTACATCAAACAACACTGGAACAAGAGCCCTCACAACAAGCCAATCCAAGCGGCCAAGAGGGAATGGCTGGATGACCAATCTCCCGAAAGCAACCAGATGAAACAGCAGGTTTTGAAGGGAGAGATAGAGGAAATAGACGGATTAACTAAATACCTCAAACACTTGATTGCCATCGACAAAAAGTCGACAGCACTCAAAGATCTACAGGGAAGAATCTGGGAAAACGGGTACAACGTCGGAGAGCTCAAATCTCAACTGTTTCCAGAAACTTCTGAATGCCTGCGTGAATGGCACGAGCAAGGATTAACGTTATCCGTCTATTCTTCGGGCAGCATTCAAGCTCAAAAACTGCTTTACAGGCACAGCCCTGCGGGTGACCTTGAAAAACTTTTCAGCCACTGGTTTGACACCCATACGGGCCCTAAAAAATCCACGGAGAGCTACACAACAATCGCTGAGCAGCTCCACAGCTCGCCCAACAAGATTTGGTTTGTGAGTGACAACAGAGCTGAATGCGATTCCGCTCGTTCGGCAGGGATGCACTCTCTCTTCAGCCTTCGCGACGGCAACCCTGACCGTGACCCACGGGATCACACGGTGGTTCAATCACTCCGCGAGGTAAGTGCTCACCTAACAGCAGAACAATAG
- the mtnB gene encoding methylthioribulose 1-phosphate dehydratase has protein sequence MHVGLCVLYRRRRDKRIVNANQTQRERLTEVMQGIHRRGWCDGTGGNFSMVLQHQPLQLLMAPSGMDKGQVPSDQLIVVDGQGKVLTGKGKASAETALHLRIIEATKAGAVLHTHSVPGTVLSRHYENTGGIALEGWEMLKGLVGINTHASSITIPVISNSQSMHELGEAVAPFLETSPCGFLVAGHGLYAWGADLDASKRHLEILEFLLKVRLTQIQIGDQL, from the coding sequence ATGCACGTGGGCCTCTGTGTCCTGTATAGAAGACGAAGGGATAAGCGGATCGTGAACGCAAACCAAACACAGCGCGAACGATTGACTGAGGTGATGCAAGGCATCCACCGACGCGGCTGGTGCGATGGCACCGGAGGGAACTTCAGCATGGTGCTGCAGCATCAGCCCCTGCAGTTACTCATGGCACCCAGTGGTATGGACAAGGGGCAGGTACCTAGCGATCAGCTGATTGTTGTGGATGGGCAAGGAAAGGTTTTAACGGGCAAGGGAAAAGCCAGTGCCGAAACGGCGCTGCATCTAAGAATTATTGAAGCGACAAAGGCAGGAGCTGTACTGCACACCCATTCCGTCCCCGGAACAGTGTTGTCCCGCCATTACGAAAACACAGGAGGGATTGCCTTGGAGGGCTGGGAAATGCTGAAAGGCCTAGTCGGAATCAACACCCACGCCAGCAGCATCACCATCCCTGTGATCAGCAACAGTCAGTCGATGCATGAGCTGGGCGAGGCCGTCGCACCCTTTTTGGAAACCTCGCCCTGCGGATTTCTCGTGGCCGGGCACGGCCTTTACGCGTGGGGGGCTGACCTGGATGCGAGCAAACGACACCTGGAAATCCTGGAATTTCTCTTGAAGGTGAGATTGACACAAATACAGATTGGAGATCAATTATGA